A genome region from Astyanax mexicanus isolate ESR-SI-001 chromosome 19, AstMex3_surface, whole genome shotgun sequence includes the following:
- the LOC125784444 gene encoding uncharacterized protein LOC125784444 isoform X1 — protein sequence MIEFDYSEDEVPFIIAHRVLENIRKKYMGCLEQLRASPIRLPPKRQSVPCDVQAPQAVVEQEAVEPPKPSKADIQAAREKEVNWPTLLFEEFCKIECDRMLNLLCDEKDDGSFRVTHSVRESIRKRHKEHLEQLCILANISTSTLEKKCVQQPGPSLKWLPLKKSAPCKVQAPKVVVKQEAVKFTVLHTPVCSRPFPTQPAEEEEKQSAYYTSPGSKIPCLDRQRLRRPEDTQPKEEKKRSAYHSSTPSSKIPRLDKQRERRPEGTQPEEGKVQAPKVVVKQEAVKFTVLHTPVCSRPFPTQPAEEEEKQSAYYTSPGSKIPCLDGQKQQRPVEAEVAACRKRDAEKQHKGGKPLELPALTSEEPLDKPKKKLSQAFSLLQDKDWEKEIEGLRLIRALAEHHSEVLLPELRIVCIAVTDEVKNLHLVVSRAAMVTLAHLFAHLQKNMDKELKVAASVLLHRSGEPSLFIKEAVELALSYMVQHCSPGQVLEALLAGGFSHKNSAVRTSTSLHLMKLVQVMGASCVLTGRKQFANRILPALTKQAFDPNQDVRLYCRNALQTLASHKDGVRMINKFVLPRDQLLIHKMLVI from the exons ATGATAGAATTTGACTACAGTGAGGACGAAGTGCCCTTTATTATTGCGCATAGAGTTCTAGAGAACATTAGAAAGAAGTACATGGGGTGTCTTGAACAATTGCGTGCATCACCCATTAGATTGCCGCCAAAAAGGCAGAGTGTACCATGCGATGTTCAAGCCCCACAGGCTGTAGTGGAACAGGAGGCTGTTGAGCCTCCAAAACCATCAAAAGCGGACATTCAGGCTGCTCGTGAGAAGGAGGTCAACTGGCCCACATTATTATTCGAGGAGTTCTGTAAAATCGAATGTGACAGGATGCTCAACCTTCTCTGCGACGAAAAGGACGATGGGTCTTTTCGTGTCACTCATTCTGTCAGAGAGAGTATTAGAAAGAGGCACAAGGAGCATCTTGAACAATTGTGCATCTTGGCCAACATTTCAACCAGCACTCTCGAGAAGAAGTGTGTTCAACAACCTGGACCATCCCTTAAATGGCTACCATTAAAGAAGAGTGCGCCATGCAAAGTTCAAGCCCCAAAG GTTGTGGTGAAACAGGAGGCTGTTAAGTTTACTGTTCTCCACACCCCCGTCTGTTCAAGACCCTTCCCTACCCAGccagcggaggaggaggagaaacaaTCGGCCTACTACACCTCACCAGGTAGCAAGATACCTTGCCTAGATAGGCAGAGGCTGCGGAGACCAGAGGATACCCAGCCAAAGGAGGAGAAAAAACGTTCGGCCTACCACAGTTCTACTCCAAGTAGCAAGATACCTCGCCTAGATAAGCAGAGAGAGCGGAGACCAGAGGGTACCCAGCCAGAGGAGGGAAAAGTTCAAGCCCCAAAGGTTGTGGTGAAACAGGAGGCTGTTAAGTTTACTGTTCTCCACACCCCCGTCTGTTCAAGACCCTTCCCTACCCAGccagcggaggaggaggagaaacaaTCGGCCTACTACACCTCACCAGGTAGCAAGATACCTTGCCTAGATGGGCAGAAACAGCAGAGGCCAGTGGAGGCAGAGGTGGCTGCCTGCAGGAAACGGGATGCTGAGAAGCAGCACAAAGGAGGCAAACCACTGGAACTACCAGCTCTGACCAGCGAGGAGCCCCTCGACAAGCCCAAGAAGAAACTCAGCCAGGCATTTAGTCTGCTTCAGGATAAGGACTGGGAAAAGGAGATAGAGGGACTACGGCTGATACGAGCTCTCGCAGAACACCATTCTGAGGTTCTGCTGCCAGAGCTGCGTATTGTTTGTATAGCCGTCACCGACGAGGTGAAGAACTTGCACTTGGTGGTCTCTCGGGCCGCCATGGTCACCCTGGCCCATCTCTTTGCTCACCTGCAGAAGAACATGGACAAGGAGTTGAAGGTTGCAGCTTCCGTGCTCCTGCACAGATCTGGGGAGCCCAGCCTATTTATTAAGGAGGCAGTGGAGCTAGCCCTCAGCTACATGGTGCAACACTGTTCACCTGGCCAAGTCCTGGAAGCTCTGCTGGCTGGAGGATTTAGCCACAAAAACAGTGCCGTGAGGACCAGCACTTCTTTACATCTGATGAAGCTGGTCCAGGTAATGGGAGCATCGTGTGTGCTGACTGGCAGGAAACAGTTCGCCAACAGGATTCTGCCTGCCCTCACCAAGCAGGCTTTTGACCCCAACCAGGATGTGAGGCTCTATTGCCGGAACGCCTTACAAACTTTGGCAAGTCACAAAGACGGTGTGAGGATGATAAACAAATTTGTGTTACCCAGAGATCAGCTATTGATACACAAAATGCTTGTGATCTAA
- the LOC125784444 gene encoding TOG array regulator of axonemal microtubules protein 1-like isoform X2, which produces MIEFDYSEDEVPFIIAHRVLENIRKKYMGCLEQLRASPIRLPPKRQSVPCDVQAPQAVVEQEAVEPPKPSKADIQAAREKEVNWPTLLFEEFCKIECDRMLNLLCDEKDDGSFRVTHSVRESIRKRHKEHLEQLCILANISTSTLEKKCVQQPGPSLKWLPLKKSAPCKVQAPKVVVKQEAVKFTVLHTPVCSRPFPTQPAEEEEKQSAYYTSPGSKIPCLDGQKQQRPVEAEVAACRKRDAEKQHKGGKPLELPALTSEEPLDKPKKKLSQAFSLLQDKDWEKEIEGLRLIRALAEHHSEVLLPELRIVCIAVTDEVKNLHLVVSRAAMVTLAHLFAHLQKNMDKELKVAASVLLHRSGEPSLFIKEAVELALSYMVQHCSPGQVLEALLAGGFSHKNSAVRTSTSLHLMKLVQVMGASCVLTGRKQFANRILPALTKQAFDPNQDVRLYCRNALQTLASHKDGVRMINKFVLPRDQLLIHKMLVI; this is translated from the exons ATGATAGAATTTGACTACAGTGAGGACGAAGTGCCCTTTATTATTGCGCATAGAGTTCTAGAGAACATTAGAAAGAAGTACATGGGGTGTCTTGAACAATTGCGTGCATCACCCATTAGATTGCCGCCAAAAAGGCAGAGTGTACCATGCGATGTTCAAGCCCCACAGGCTGTAGTGGAACAGGAGGCTGTTGAGCCTCCAAAACCATCAAAAGCGGACATTCAGGCTGCTCGTGAGAAGGAGGTCAACTGGCCCACATTATTATTCGAGGAGTTCTGTAAAATCGAATGTGACAGGATGCTCAACCTTCTCTGCGACGAAAAGGACGATGGGTCTTTTCGTGTCACTCATTCTGTCAGAGAGAGTATTAGAAAGAGGCACAAGGAGCATCTTGAACAATTGTGCATCTTGGCCAACATTTCAACCAGCACTCTCGAGAAGAAGTGTGTTCAACAACCTGGACCATCCCTTAAATGGCTACCATTAAAGAAGAGTGCGCCATGCAAAGTTCAAGCCCCAAAG GTTGTGGTGAAACAGGAGGCTGTTAAGTTTACTGTTCTCCACACCCCCGTCTGTTCAAGACCCTTCCCTACCCAGccagcggaggaggaggagaaacaaTCGGCCTACTACACCTCACCAGGTAGCAAGATACCTTGCCTAGATGGGCAGAAACAGCAGAGGCCAGTGGAGGCAGAGGTGGCTGCCTGCAGGAAACGGGATGCTGAGAAGCAGCACAAAGGAGGCAAACCACTGGAACTACCAGCTCTGACCAGCGAGGAGCCCCTCGACAAGCCCAAGAAGAAACTCAGCCAGGCATTTAGTCTGCTTCAGGATAAGGACTGGGAAAAGGAGATAGAGGGACTACGGCTGATACGAGCTCTCGCAGAACACCATTCTGAGGTTCTGCTGCCAGAGCTGCGTATTGTTTGTATAGCCGTCACCGACGAGGTGAAGAACTTGCACTTGGTGGTCTCTCGGGCCGCCATGGTCACCCTGGCCCATCTCTTTGCTCACCTGCAGAAGAACATGGACAAGGAGTTGAAGGTTGCAGCTTCCGTGCTCCTGCACAGATCTGGGGAGCCCAGCCTATTTATTAAGGAGGCAGTGGAGCTAGCCCTCAGCTACATGGTGCAACACTGTTCACCTGGCCAAGTCCTGGAAGCTCTGCTGGCTGGAGGATTTAGCCACAAAAACAGTGCCGTGAGGACCAGCACTTCTTTACATCTGATGAAGCTGGTCCAGGTAATGGGAGCATCGTGTGTGCTGACTGGCAGGAAACAGTTCGCCAACAGGATTCTGCCTGCCCTCACCAAGCAGGCTTTTGACCCCAACCAGGATGTGAGGCTCTATTGCCGGAACGCCTTACAAACTTTGGCAAGTCACAAAGACGGTGTGAGGATGATAAACAAATTTGTGTTACCCAGAGATCAGCTATTGATACACAAAATGCTTGTGATCTAA